CGCGAACGGCCCCCACCGGCCTGCGGCCGGACGAATCGGGGCGGGCCGGGATGCGGGGCGCAGCCCCGTCCGAGGGCCGGGGAAAAGCGCGACCAGGCCCCACCCCCGGCACGCGACGAGCACACCCCCAGGTAGGGACTACCGCGCGTGGGGCGTGACGCGGGCCGTCGCCCGGACCGGGCCCCCGTCGGCCCCGGCGAGGCGCAAGGGGAACAGGAACACCTCTGTCGAACACCCCGCGGCCTGCGCGTCCGCGACCCCCGCGAGCCCGGTCAGGTTCTCGGCGATCACACCCCCCGCTCCGCACAGCACACGGTGGGAGGGCAGATCCACGGGACCGGTCGGATCGACGCTCAGCGCGTCGATCCCGACGGTGAGGACACCCGCCGCGACCACGGCCTCCGCCGCCTCGGGCGTGAGCCAGGGATGGGCGAGGTAGTCCTCGGTTCCCCAGTACCGGGACCACCCGGTGGCCAGCAGCAGGATCGAACCGGGCCGCAGCAGGCCGAGGGCGGGGGAGAGCAGGTCCGGAGTGATCGGCGCCCGCGCCGGCAGACCACGGACGTCGGCGACGACCGCCGACCCCGCGAACCGCTCCAGCGGCAGATCGTCCAACGTGGGCCACGCCTCGTCCACGTGGTACGGCGCGTCGACATGCGTACCTGACTGCGACCCCATGTGCAGCCGAAGGACGTTCACTCCGTGCTCGGCGACCCGCAACGCCCTGGAGACCTCCACCTCCGGGTCACCGGGATAGACGGGCATCCCGGTGACCACGGGCACGGACAGGTCGAGCCAGCTCTCCATCAGTTCTCCATCAGCGAGTTCTCCACCAGTTCTCCGTAAGCCAGTCTTCCATCGGCTCGTCGACCAGTTCTCCGTCGGCGGATCAACCGCCGTCGACGGCGAGAACCGCGGACGTGCCCTCGCTCTCCGCCCCGGGATCGGTGATCGGCGGCACCGGCACGTCGACGGTACGGGCCAGCCGCGGACCCTCGGGCCCGTACACCGCGCGGGGCTCGGGGAACAGTCGCAGCATCGCCAGATACAGCACGGCGGCGACGGCCAGCGACAGCGGCAGGCTGATGTCGATGCCGTTCGCGAGATCGCCCAGCGGTCCGACGAACTGGCCGGGGATGTCGGTGAACAGCACACCGACCACCGCGCCCACCCACCAGGCCGTCATGCCCCGCCAGTTCCAGCCGTGCGTGAACCAGTAACGGCCGCCGCGCTGACGGCGGTTGAAGACCTGGAGCGCGTCCGGGTCGTACCAGCCGCGCCGGGTGTAGAACCCGAGGATCATCACGACCATCCAGGGCGTGGTGCAGGTGATGATCACGGTGGCGAAGGTCGAGATGGACTGCACCAGGTCGAAGCCGAAGCGGCCGATGAAGATGAACGCGATCGACAGGACTCCGACCAGCATCGTCGCCTGGACCCGGGACAGCCGCGGGAACACCGACGAGAAGTCGAGCCCGGTGCCGTACAGCGACGTCGTGCCGGTCGACATGCCGCCGATCAGGGCGAGCAGACACACCGGCAGGAAGAACCAGCTCGGCGAGATGGCCAGCAGGCCGCCGACGAAGTCGGGGGCCGCCGGGTCGACGTACTTCGGCGCCTTGGTCGCGATGACGCTCGCGGTCGCGAGCCCGAACACGAACGGCAGCAGGGTGGCGATCTGGGACAGGAACGCGGCACCGACGACCTTGCGGCGCGGCGCGTTCGCCGGGATGTAACGCGACCAGTCGCCGAGGAACGCGCCGAAGGAGACCGGGTTCGACAGCACGATCAGTGCCGCGCCGATGAAGGAGGGCCAGAACAGCGCCTGCGTCGCCGAGTCGGCCGAGGCCGTGAAGACACCGGCGTACGAGGGATCGAAGTCACCGGCGAAGGCGATCGCGCCGAGCAGGAACAGCACGGTCGCCGAAGTCACCGCGATCTTGTTGACGAACAGCATGAACCGGAACCCGTACACGCACACCGCGAGCACCAGGCAGCCGAAGAGCGCGTACGCGACCACGTACGACAGGTTGCTGCGCTCCAGGCCGAACAGCCGGTGCGCGCCGCCGACCAGGGCGTCGCCGGAGCTCCACACCGAGATCGAGAAGAACGCCACGGCCGTGAGCAGGGACAGGAACGAGCCGACGACCCGGCCGTGCACACCGAGGTGCGCGGAGGAGGCGACCGCGTTGTTGGTGCCGTTGACCGGGCCGAACATCGCCATCGGGCACAGGATCAGGGCGCCGACGACGACTCCGAGGAGGGTGGCCGCGAGCCCCTGCCAGAAGGAGAGGCCGAAGAGGATGGGGAAGGCCCCGAGGACGCAGGTGGAGAAGGTGTTCGCACCGCCGAAGGCGACTCTGAACAGGTCGAGCGGCGACGCCGTGCGGTCCGCGTCGGGGATGCGCTCGACGCCGTAGGTCTCCACCTCGGTGAGAGACGGCGACGGCGTGGCGGGGGAGTTCTCGGACAAGGGTGCTCCAGCGAAGTGCCTGTGCCCGGAAAGCGGGCGGTGGAGCGCGTGGTGGCGCGAGGGGAGGTCGGCCCCGTGGTCGCCGCGGGGGTGTGCGGCGGCGGATGTCGTCCTTGGCGGATCTGCCGACGCTAAGGCCGGGCCGAAGATCCACGCCAGAAGGTAGAACATCCATCTTCCGTGCCCGGGGTGGAGCATTCGTCCAGTCCGGCGTGTGTGTCCGTCGCGGGAGGTGCCCGGCGGTGGCTCAGTGCTCCGTGCCTGGCTCCGGGGTGGCGCGCCAGCCGTGCCAGCGGTGGACGGTGACGGCGATCACCGGGCCGTCCGGCGGCCGCTGCCGGTACTGCGCGTACTTCTCGCGCAGCAGGTCGATCGCCGCCGTGTACTCGTCCTGTGTGCCGGGCGGCAGAACCCGGGCGTCGCCGTCCGCCCGTACCCACCACAGTCGCTCCCAGTCCTCGTCGTAGGCATCGACGAGCAGGCACACGGCGGGGTGGGCGGCGATGTTGCGCAGCCGCCGCAGCCGCGGCGACCTCTTGGGTTTGTGGTCGACCGCGGTGACGATCTCGCCGCCGCGCGCCGCGAAGACGAGGGGCACGAGGTGCGGGCGCCCCTCGGGGTCCACCGTCGCCAGGCGCGCCACCCGTGCCGCCACGAACCGGCGGCGCGCCTCCTTCTCGTCCATGTCCGGCACGGTGAGCTCCGATTCCCCGGCGCCGGGAACGCGGTGGGCTCGCGATCCCCGGCGGCCGGAAGCGTCAGCGGTGGGCGGACACGGCCTCGGCCAGTTCGTCGAGTGTGCGCAGTGTCTCGTCCTCCGGCTGGGTCGGCAGATACAGCAGCACGCGGTCGACGCCGAGTTCCGCGTAGGTGTCGAGGGACTCCCGGTCGCTCTCGCCCGCGTAGACCACGACGGCCGGCCGGTCACCGGCCGTCTTGCGCATCTGTTCGATGCGCGCGCCCAGTTCCTTGGGCGGTACGGCGCTGGGCAGCCACGCCGACCCGTACTCGGCGACGCGCGCGAAGGTGCGCTCGCTGTTGCCCCCGACCCAGATGGGCGGGTGCGGCCGCTGGACCGGCTTCGGCCAGGCGTAGACCGGTGCGAAGTCGACGAAGTCGCCGTGGAACTCGGCCTCGTCCTTCGTCCACAGTTCGATCATGGCGCGAATGCGTTCGTCCATCAGCCGGCCGCGGGAGGTCGGATCCGTGCCGTGGTTGCGCATCTCCTCCCGGTTCCAGCCGGCGCCGACACCGAACACGGCACGGCCGTCGGAGATCAGGTCGAGGGAGGCGATCTCCTTCGCGGTGGTGATCGGATCACGCTGCACCACCAGAGCGATCCCCGTGCCCAGGCGCAGGTCCCGGGTCACGGAGGCGGCGGCGGCGAGCGCCACGAACGGATCGAGCGTGCGGTAGTAGATGCGAGGCAGTTCCCCGCCGCCCGGATACGGCGTCTCCCGGTTCACCGGGATGTGCGAGTGCTCGGCCAGCAGCAGCGTGTCGAACCCGCGCTCTTCCAGAGCGGGCCCCAGGGCCCTGGGGCCGATGCCCTCATCAGTGATGAACGTCGACACTCCGAACTTCATCCGCGACCACCTCGTCTTGTCGGCTGTTGCCGCCAGTGTGACGTGGTCGGTCACTCCTCGTCAGGTGCGGCGTCCCGCGGCGTGGCGTCCGGACCCTGGGCCCGGACCCGCCGCACATGTTCCAGCGAGTCGCGCAGTTCCGTCAGCCAGTCGTCGGCGTGACGCTGGACCAGGCGGACACACCAGGCGAGGGCGTCACTGCGGCTGCGGGCGACCCCGGCGGCGATGAGGGTGTCGAGGACCTGGCGCTCGGGTTGGCGCAACCGGGTCATGACGGGCGCGGCGATGTGGGTGAACAGGGCGCGCTCGCCCCCGCACTCCGCGCCCCAGGAGACCTTCTTGCCGAACCGGTGCTCGGCTTCCCGTGCCACCGCGACCCGGTCGTCGCGGGTGCGCTCGCGGAATTCCTGGATACGTGCCTGGGCGGCCGCCTCCTTCTCGGCGTCCGAGGCACCTTCGGCGAGCCCGGGCTCGGGGATGCGGCCGACGACGGTGATCTCCTCCCGGTCGACCGTCACCTCCACCAGGCTCTCGAAGAGATCGTCGGGCAGGCGGCCGGCGAACCAGCCGCGCAGCTTCTCGTGCTGCTCTGAAGTAATCATGTAATGACGATTACTCCCTTGCACGGAAGAAGCAAGCGGGTCCGCCGGAGGCTGAACCGGAATGTTTCAGGCCTATTGCGGAGCCGGGGGGATCCGGCCAGGAGGGTGCCCCTGGCGATCAACAACCCCTCAGTTCCGGGGCTTGAACGTTCGAATTTCGTAACTTCACGCCACTGATTCAATACTCAAGGTTACTGAAACGCATGGGGTCGATGTGTGTTTCCGGTCCGGACTCGGCAGACTCGCGCTCGCCGCACCGGCACCCAATCGAGCCGGTACTGCATTCAATCGAGCGGAAGGATGCACACAATGCCGAATACCGCGCGTTGGGCAGCGACTCTCACCCTCACGGCCGCTGCCGTCTGCGGCCCCCTCGGGGGGTCCGCCCTCGCCACCCCGGCCCACGCGACCCAGACGGCTGAGACCCGGACGGTCACGAGCCAGGCCCACGCCACGCCGGCGCTCGCCCCCTCAGGGCTCTACGCCCCCTCGGCCCTGGTGCTCACCATGGGCCACGGGGAGACCGCCGCCACCGTCACACCGGAGCGCGCGGTCACGCTGAACTGCGCCCCGACCCCCTCCGGCACCCACCCCGCCGCCTACGACGCCTGTGCCGAACTCCGGGCGGTGAACGGCGACTTCGACGCCCTGACCCTGAGAGACGGCGCACTGTGTACGCGGCAGTTCGATCCGGTGGTCGTCACCGTCCAGGGCGTCTGGCGCGGCAAGCGCGTCGCGTACGAACGGACCTTCGCCAACGAGTGCGTGAAGAACTCCTACGGGACGAGTTTCTTCGCGTTCTGAGAGACCGGGATCGCGCGGCCTTCGTGAGCGTCGAACGGGGTCAGTAGGTGGGGAGTGCGCGCCCCGAAGCACGGAGTACGACGCGATCTCGCATCGGGGGTCGGTCAGGCGGAGTGGGGCCGCCGGCCGGCCCCCGACATCTGTCTTCCCCCGCTCGGTGCCCTCGACCCCGGCTCGGCTCCCTCAACTCGTAGTTGTGTCAGAAGTGTTGACCCGGCATTGGAAACGTTTTAATTTCCCCTCACCCGACAGTCCCAGGTGAGGAGGCTCCGTGGCCGCAGTGTTGCGGGACCCCGCAGGTACAGAGGTGGTGGACCCTTCACACCGCCCCCCGATCGAGGCCCGTCGCGACTTGAAACGTTTTCATAAGCGTGGCAGCAGGGCGCTGTTCCTGCTGATGCTCCCCGGGCTCGCCTACTTCCTGGTCTTCCACTACGGCGCCCTGCTCGGCAACGTCATCGCGTTCAAGGACTACGTCCCGTTCGACGGCGTCTGGGGCAGTCGTTGGGTGGGTCTCGACAACTTCCGGCGGATGTTCGAGGACGGCGAGTTCTGGGACGCGGTCCTCAACACCCTCTGGATCGCGGTCCTGCAGATCGTCTTCTACTTCCCCGTCCCGCTCGCCCTCGCCCTGCTGCTGCACAGCCTCACCCGCAGCAGCGTCCGCCGCTTCGTGCAGTCGGTGGCCTACCTGCCGCACTTCATCTCGTGGGTGATCGTCGTCGCCCTGTTCCAGCAGGTCCTGGGCGACACGGGCATGGTGAACAGCTATCTCGGCGACGCCGGACTGCACACCGTCGACATCATCGGCAACCCCGACGCCTTCACACCGCTCGTCGTCGCCCAGGTCATCTGGAAGGACGCCGGCTGGGGCACGATCATCTTCCTCGCCGCGCTCTCCCAGGTCGACGAGCAGCAGTACGAGGCCGCGGCCATCGACGGCGCGGGCCCCTGGCGCCGCTTCTGGCACGTCACCCTGCCCGCCATCCGCGCGGTGATCGTGCTGCTGCTCATCATGCGGCTCGGCGACATCCTCTCGGTCGGCTTCGAACAGATGCTGCTCCAGCGGGATGCCGTCGGTCCGCAGGCCGCCGAGATCATCGACACCTTCGTCTACTACCAGGGCCTCGTCGGCGGCGACTACGGATTCGCCGCCGCCGCGGGCCTGTTCAAGGGTGTCGTCGGCGCCCTGCTCGTCTACGCGGCCAACAAGGTCGCCCACCGCCTCGGCGAACAGGGGGTCTACCGGTGAGCACCCATGCCCGGCCCGGCTGGATGGAGAAGCCGAGGCCCGCGACCCAGGCCGCCAAGGCCGTCGCCCTCGTCGCCGTCGTCCTGCTGGTGTGCGTGCCGTTCCTCGTCATCCTCTCCACCTCGCTCGCCTCCCAGCGGGAGGTCGTCGCGAACGGCGGCTGGGTGCTCTGGCCCCAGCACCCCACCCTCAAGGCCTACCGCGACATCCTCGACGGCGGCATCGTCACCCATTCCCTCGGCGTCAGCGCGGGCGTCACCCTCGTCGGCACCCTGCTCAGCCTCGTCTGCACCGTCACCCTCGCCTACGCGCTGTCGCGCCCCGGCGTCTTCGGCGGCAAACCGGTCCTGCTCCTGATCCTGTTCACCTTCCTCTTCCCCCCGGGGATGATCCCCGGCTTCCTGCTGGTCAAGGAGCTGGGCATGCTCGACTCGTACAGCTCGCTGATCCTTCCCGTGCTCGTGAACGTGTTCAACCTCGTCGTCCTGCGCGGCTTCTTCCAGGGGATCCCGGAGGAGCTGTACGAGGCCGCGCGGCTGGACGGGGCGGGGGACTGGCGGGTGCTGTGGTCGGTCGTACTGCCCCTGTCCAAGGCGGCCCTCGCCGTCGTCGGACTGTTCTACGCGGTGGCGTACTGGAACTCCTGGTTCTACGCCTCCCTGTATCTGGAGAGCGACCACTGGCCGCTCCAACAGGTGCTGCGCACCTACGTGGTGGCCGGTTCCGGGCTCACCGACACGACGGTCGGCGAGGGCACGGTCAACGCGCCACAGACCGTGCAGATGGCGGTCCTGGTGATCGCCACCGTACCGATCCTGCTCGTCTATCCCTTCCTCCAGAAGTACTTCACCAAGGGCGTGCTCACCGGCGCCGTCAAGAGCTGACTCCGCCCACCAGGAAAGGTCGGTTTCCCATGCCCTCCCTGTCCCGGCGCACCCTGCTGCGCTCGATGGCCGTCGGCGGCGCCGCACTCGCCGCCCCCGGCGCACTGGCCGCCTGCTCGACCGGCTCGGGTGACGGCGACGTCTCCAACGCGGGCAAGAAGCTGGCCCCTTGGCCCGCGTACAAGGCGTTCGCCGGCCCGAAGCCCGACCTCGCGCCCACCGACGCCGGGGTCCAGGCCGGCTACACGGCCTACCCCGGCGACCTGGTCACGGCCGTCTCGGGCACGCCCGGCGACGGCTCCACCGTCAAGGTCATGTCCGTGACCTTCGGTACGCCGCCCAAGCCCGCCTCCGCGAACCAGTTCTGGGCGGCGGTCGAGAAAGCGCTCGGCCTGAAGATCGAATACACGATCATCTCGCAGACCGACTACCAGAAGAAGATGGCCACGGTGATGGCCGGTGACCCGGGCGAACTGCCCGACATCATCAACGTCTTCTCCGGATTCGTGCTGCCCCGAGAGGCCCAGTTCGTGCAGCGCAGGGCCGAGGACCTCACCCCGTATCTCTCCGGCGCGGCCATCGCGGCCTATCCCAACCTCGCCAACATCCCCACCCACGCCTGGCGCGACATGGGCCGCGTCGGCGGCCGGATCTACGGCATCCCTCTGGAGCGCCCGCTGCCGGGCTCCACCCTCTGGCTCAACCAGGCCTTCTTCACCGACGCGGGGATGAAGGAGGGCTGGACCTCCCAGGACTTCGCCGCCGTCGCCAAGAAGGGCACCAGCGGAAAGAAGTACGCGCTCGGGGCCGCGACCGGCTCGCTGTTCGGCAACGCGGTGCACTCCGCCGCGCACAACGCGCCACAGGGCTGGGCCGTGGACAAGGACGGCACCTTCCACGCGAACTACGGCGACGAACGCTATAAAGCGGCGGTCGCCTATCAGGCGCAGCTCCGCAAGAACGGCTCCTACCACCCCGACGCCACCTCCCTCTCCCAGCCGGACCTGAGCACGCTCTTCCTCAACGGCACCGTCGGCTCCATGCAGGACGGATTCGGCGGGTACCTCCCCAAGTACCTGGACTCCAAGGGGCTGTTGACCCCGGCCGCCGCGCTGCCGTACAGCGTGGACGGGACACCCGGCGGGATCGTCGCCGGCCGCCGCTCCTTCGGCTACACGGTCCTGAAGAAGGCGAAGAAGGAACGCGTCGAGCTTCTCCTGCGCGTCCTGAACTATCTCGCCGCGCCCTTCGGCAGCAAGGAGTGGGAGCTCGTCCACTACGGCGTCGAGGGCACCCACTTCACCCGCGGCAAGGACGGCTCGCCGGAAGCCACCAAGCTCGGCGACGTCGAGAACAACACCAACCTGCCGCTGAAGTACCTCGCCGAGGGGCCCCAGGTGCTGTTCGTGCCGGGCATGCCCGAGGCCGTACGCGCCCTGCACGCCTGGCAGGTGAAGGTCGTCCCGGTGGCGATCCGCAACGCGTCCTTCGGGTTGCAGTCCAGCACGTACACCGCCCAGGGCACCACGCTCAGGGCGCTGATGGACGACACGGTCACCGGCGTCATCGCGGGCCGCCTGCCGCTGTCCGAGCTCGACGCGGCCGCGAGGAAATGGCGCGACCGGGGCGGCGACAGAATGGCCGAGGAGTTCGCGAAGGACTACGCCGCCAATACCTGAGGCGGCGGAGGCGGTCGAAGGAGAGGCGCGGGGGATGGGCATGGGGATGGGGAACGACATGACGTCGAAGGGGCGGGTCACGATCCGCGAGGTGGCCGAGCGGGCCGGAGTGTCCATGGCCACGGTCTCGCGCGTGCTCAGCGGCAACCACCCGGTGCCCGCGTCCACCAGGGCCCGGGTGCTGCGCGCCGCCCGCGACCTCGACTACGTCGCCAACGCGCACGCCCGCGCCCTGGTCGGCGGCGGCCGCAAGATGGTCGCCGTCGTCCTGCGCCAGGTCACCAGCCCCTTCTACGCCCAGGTCGCCGAGGGCGTGGAGGCGGAGGCCGCCGCCCGCGGCTGGCTCTGCCTGGTCGGCACCACGGGCGGTGACCCGGGGCGCGAGCTGGAGTTTGTCCAGCTGATGCGCGAGGAGGGGGCGCGGTTGGTGATCCTGGTCGGCGGGGTCGTCGAGGACGACGCCTACCGCGAGCGCGTCGCGCACTACGCCCAGGCCCTCGCCTCGGCCGGCGCGCGGCTCGTCCTGTGCGGGAGGCCCGCGCCGGATCCCGACATCCCGGCGCTCGTCGTCGAGTTCGACAACGAGGCCGGGGCACGCGCGATCACCGGCCATCTGCTCTCGGCCGGCCACCGCCGGATCGTCTTCCTCGGCGGCCTGCCCGGCAACACGGCCCTCGACGCCCGCGTCGCCGGATACCGGGCCGCACTCGCCGAACACGGCCTGGGTCCCGAGGCCGCCCACGTCGTCGACTGCGGCCTGGGCCGGGCGGCGGGCCACCGCGCGATGACGGAACTGCTCAAGGCGGGCGGGGACCCGGGCCCCGGTGACACCGCCACCCCCGACACCGCCACCTCGGGTACCGCCATCCTCGACACCGCCACCCGCGACGCCGCAGACCCAGGTACCGCCACCCCGGACACCGCCCCCGCGCGCTTCACCGCGGTCTTCGCCGGGGACGACATGGTCGCCGCCGGAGCCCTGCGGGCCATCGCCGACGCCGGGCTGCGCGTGCCCCAGGACATCTCGGTGGTCGGCTACAACGACATCCCGCTCGCCGAGGACTTCAACCCCCCGCTCACCACCGTCCGCACCCCCGCCGAGGAACTCGGTCGCGCCGCCGTCCGCATCGCCCTGCGCGACCCCGAACACGCGGCGGGCGCCCACCACTTGCTCGGCACCCACATCGTCGTGCGCGACAGCGTCCAGCCGCCCCCGCCCGGCATAGAAGACGGAGGATCCACCCCCGTATGACCGTCCCGCATGTGTCGCTCACCACCCCGACGCACCTGCCGCCCCCCGACCCCACCACCTCACCGGTCACCGGCTGGACCCGGGCCCACTGGGAGGCGACGGCCGACCGCCTCCTGGACGGACTGCTCCGTCATGCCTCACCCACCTCGGCCCAGTACCGGCTGCCCGGCCGGGCCAGTCGCTCCGGCCCCTGGTCCGACGGCCTCGAGGGCTACGCGCGTTCCTTCCTGCTCGCCGCCTTCCGTATCGCGGGCTCCGGCGGCCGGGTGGGTCCAGCGCTGATCGAGCGCTACGCGGCCGGGCTCACCGCCGGGACGGACCCGCAGGGCCCGGACCGGTGGCCGCCGATCACCGACAGGGGCCAGCCCATGGTCGAGGCCGCCTCCGTCGCGATCGCCCTGCACGAGACGCGCCCCTGGATCTGGGACCGCCTCGACGACTCCGTACGCGGCCGCGTCGTCGACTGGCTGAGCGGCTTCATCGGAGCGAGGGTCAACGACTCCAACTGGCGGCTCTTCCAGGTCATCACGGAGGAGTTCCTCGCCTCGGTCGGAGCCACGCACAGCCGGGACGAGATCGACGCCGGTCTTGCGCGGCTGGGGGACTGGTATCGGGGGAGGGCTGGTACACGGACGGCGACGGCCGCAAGTTCGACTACTACAACGCCTGGGCCCTGCACCTGTATCCGGTGCTGTGGGCGCGCGTCGCCGGATCGCGGGCCGACCCGGAGCTGGTCGCCGAGCACCGTGCCCGGCTACGCGCATTCCTCGGCGTCCATCAGTACTTCTTCGGCGCGGACGGCGCCCCCGTGCACCAGGGCCGCTCCCTCACCTACCGCTTCGCGACCACCGCACCCCTGTGGGCGGGCGTCCTCGCCGACGCGACCCCGCTGGCACCGGGCCTGACCCGACGCCTCGCCTCCGGAGCCCTGAAGCACTTCGCCGAACGCGGTGTGCCCGACGACAGGGGGCTGCTGTCGCTCGGCTGGTACCGCCCCTTTCTCCCGGTCACCCAGCGCTACTCGGGACCCGCCTCCCCGTACTGGGCGAGCAAGGCGTTCCTCGGCCTGCTGCTCCCCGCCGACCACCCCGTGTGGACGGCCCCCGAGGAGCCAGGACCGGTGGACACGGCCGACTCGTGCGTGGCGCTGCCCGTCCCGGGCTGGCTCCTGCACTCGACGGCCGCCGACGGCGTCGTACGCCTGGTGAACCACGGCAGCGACCGTCTGCCGCCCCCGCCCGCACCGGACGAGGACAGTCCGCACTACACGAGGTTCGCGTACGCGAGCGCGGCCGCGCC
This portion of the Streptomyces mirabilis genome encodes:
- a CDS encoding purine-cytosine permease family protein, producing the protein MSENSPATPSPSLTEVETYGVERIPDADRTASPLDLFRVAFGGANTFSTCVLGAFPILFGLSFWQGLAATLLGVVVGALILCPMAMFGPVNGTNNAVASSAHLGVHGRVVGSFLSLLTAVAFFSISVWSSGDALVGGAHRLFGLERSNLSYVVAYALFGCLVLAVCVYGFRFMLFVNKIAVTSATVLFLLGAIAFAGDFDPSYAGVFTASADSATQALFWPSFIGAALIVLSNPVSFGAFLGDWSRYIPANAPRRKVVGAAFLSQIATLLPFVFGLATASVIATKAPKYVDPAAPDFVGGLLAISPSWFFLPVCLLALIGGMSTGTTSLYGTGLDFSSVFPRLSRVQATMLVGVLSIAFIFIGRFGFDLVQSISTFATVIITCTTPWMVVMILGFYTRRGWYDPDALQVFNRRQRGGRYWFTHGWNWRGMTAWWVGAVVGVLFTDIPGQFVGPLGDLANGIDISLPLSLAVAAVLYLAMLRLFPEPRAVYGPEGPRLARTVDVPVPPITDPGAESEGTSAVLAVDGG
- a CDS encoding LLM class F420-dependent oxidoreductase — its product is MKFGVSTFITDEGIGPRALGPALEERGFDTLLLAEHSHIPVNRETPYPGGGELPRIYYRTLDPFVALAAAASVTRDLRLGTGIALVVQRDPITTAKEIASLDLISDGRAVFGVGAGWNREEMRNHGTDPTSRGRLMDERIRAMIELWTKDEAEFHGDFVDFAPVYAWPKPVQRPHPPIWVGGNSERTFARVAEYGSAWLPSAVPPKELGARIEQMRKTAGDRPAVVVYAGESDRESLDTYAELGVDRVLLYLPTQPEDETLRTLDELAEAVSAHR
- a CDS encoding carbohydrate ABC transporter permease, with translation MSTHARPGWMEKPRPATQAAKAVALVAVVLLVCVPFLVILSTSLASQREVVANGGWVLWPQHPTLKAYRDILDGGIVTHSLGVSAGVTLVGTLLSLVCTVTLAYALSRPGVFGGKPVLLLILFTFLFPPGMIPGFLLVKELGMLDSYSSLILPVLVNVFNLVVLRGFFQGIPEELYEAARLDGAGDWRVLWSVVLPLSKAALAVVGLFYAVAYWNSWFYASLYLESDHWPLQQVLRTYVVAGSGLTDTTVGEGTVNAPQTVQMAVLVIATVPILLVYPFLQKYFTKGVLTGAVKS
- a CDS encoding extracellular solute-binding protein; its protein translation is MPSLSRRTLLRSMAVGGAALAAPGALAACSTGSGDGDVSNAGKKLAPWPAYKAFAGPKPDLAPTDAGVQAGYTAYPGDLVTAVSGTPGDGSTVKVMSVTFGTPPKPASANQFWAAVEKALGLKIEYTIISQTDYQKKMATVMAGDPGELPDIINVFSGFVLPREAQFVQRRAEDLTPYLSGAAIAAYPNLANIPTHAWRDMGRVGGRIYGIPLERPLPGSTLWLNQAFFTDAGMKEGWTSQDFAAVAKKGTSGKKYALGAATGSLFGNAVHSAAHNAPQGWAVDKDGTFHANYGDERYKAAVAYQAQLRKNGSYHPDATSLSQPDLSTLFLNGTVGSMQDGFGGYLPKYLDSKGLLTPAAALPYSVDGTPGGIVAGRRSFGYTVLKKAKKERVELLLRVLNYLAAPFGSKEWELVHYGVEGTHFTRGKDGSPEATKLGDVENNTNLPLKYLAEGPQVLFVPGMPEAVRALHAWQVKVVPVAIRNASFGLQSSTYTAQGTTLRALMDDTVTGVIAGRLPLSELDAAARKWRDRGGDRMAEEFAKDYAANT
- a CDS encoding cyclase family protein translates to MESWLDLSVPVVTGMPVYPGDPEVEVSRALRVAEHGVNVLRLHMGSQSGTHVDAPYHVDEAWPTLDDLPLERFAGSAVVADVRGLPARAPITPDLLSPALGLLRPGSILLLATGWSRYWGTEDYLAHPWLTPEAAEAVVAAGVLTVGIDALSVDPTGPVDLPSHRVLCGAGGVIAENLTGLAGVADAQAAGCSTEVFLFPLRLAGADGGPVRATARVTPHAR
- a CDS encoding LacI family DNA-binding transcriptional regulator, producing the protein MTSKGRVTIREVAERAGVSMATVSRVLSGNHPVPASTRARVLRAARDLDYVANAHARALVGGGRKMVAVVLRQVTSPFYAQVAEGVEAEAAARGWLCLVGTTGGDPGRELEFVQLMREEGARLVILVGGVVEDDAYRERVAHYAQALASAGARLVLCGRPAPDPDIPALVVEFDNEAGARAITGHLLSAGHRRIVFLGGLPGNTALDARVAGYRAALAEHGLGPEAAHVVDCGLGRAAGHRAMTELLKAGGDPGPGDTATPDTATSGTAILDTATRDAADPGTATPDTAPARFTAVFAGDDMVAAGALRAIADAGLRVPQDISVVGYNDIPLAEDFNPPLTTVRTPAEELGRAAVRIALRDPEHAAGAHHLLGTHIVVRDSVQPPPPGIEDGGSTPV
- a CDS encoding ABC transporter permease, with the translated sequence MLPGLAYFLVFHYGALLGNVIAFKDYVPFDGVWGSRWVGLDNFRRMFEDGEFWDAVLNTLWIAVLQIVFYFPVPLALALLLHSLTRSSVRRFVQSVAYLPHFISWVIVVALFQQVLGDTGMVNSYLGDAGLHTVDIIGNPDAFTPLVVAQVIWKDAGWGTIIFLAALSQVDEQQYEAAAIDGAGPWRRFWHVTLPAIRAVIVLLLIMRLGDILSVGFEQMLLQRDAVGPQAAEIIDTFVYYQGLVGGDYGFAAAAGLFKGVVGALLVYAANKVAHRLGEQGVYR
- a CDS encoding TIGR03668 family PPOX class F420-dependent oxidoreductase; translation: MPDMDEKEARRRFVAARVARLATVDPEGRPHLVPLVFAARGGEIVTAVDHKPKRSPRLRRLRNIAAHPAVCLLVDAYDEDWERLWWVRADGDARVLPPGTQDEYTAAIDLLREKYAQYRQRPPDGPVIAVTVHRWHGWRATPEPGTEH
- a CDS encoding subtilase-type protease inhibitor, which encodes MPNTARWAATLTLTAAAVCGPLGGSALATPAHATQTAETRTVTSQAHATPALAPSGLYAPSALVLTMGHGETAATVTPERAVTLNCAPTPSGTHPAAYDACAELRAVNGDFDALTLRDGALCTRQFDPVVVTVQGVWRGKRVAYERTFANECVKNSYGTSFFAF